A stretch of Vigna angularis cultivar LongXiaoDou No.4 chromosome 4, ASM1680809v1, whole genome shotgun sequence DNA encodes these proteins:
- the LOC108330964 gene encoding G-type lectin S-receptor-like serine/threonine-protein kinase At5g35370, whose protein sequence is MKPILTLSCILFFCTTISAHTFSYITPNFSASYLHFIDDFGTFLVSPNNTFKAAIFNPGGQQTSFYLCVIHDASKTIIWSANRDAPISDSGKMLLTVKGITIIDHDGNTKWSTPSLKSQANRLVLTEMGNLVLQDTSNGSLWESFQSPTDTIVIGQRLPVGASLSSAASNSNLSTGDFKLTISSSDAVLQWYGQTYWKLSTDTKVFKNSNNMVEYMAVNNSGFYLFGDGGTAFQLGLPLANFRIATLGSSGKFTINSFSNAILTQEFVGPGDGCQTPLACGRAGLCTKSTDSSSPVCSCPPNFRVGSGTSGGCVLSNGSHSLSLACENSSVVSFSNIGYVQYFGTFYSDPVMYKGDLSSCQKFCSNNCSCLGILYKNTSGSCYTIENELGSIQASNGDNRDMLGFIKTNVVESKTGTNDDSGNKQSSQNGGFPVAVAVVLPIIGFIILMAIIFLGWRRLILLSKIKEVKLGKNSPSSGDLDAFYIPGLPARFDYEELEEATENFKTLIGSGGFGTVYKGVLPDKSAVAVKKIVNIGIQGKKDFCTEIAVIGNIHHVNLVKLKGFCAQGRHRMLVYEYMNRGSLDRNLFGGGPVLEWQERFDVALGTARGLAYLHSGCEQKVIHCDIKPENILLQDQFQAKISDFGLSKLLSPEQSGLFTTMRGTRGYLAPEWLTNSAITEKTDVYSFGMVLLELVSGRKNCYFRSRSHSMDESNSGGGHSSTSSTTGLVYFPLFALEMHEQKSYLELADPRLEGRVTYEELEKVIRIALCCVHEEPVLRPNMVTVVGMLEGGTPLPHPRIESLNFLRFYGRRFTEASTIAEENEYGSLMHQEARRSTSIPSDSPSHGFSYMSSQNISGPR, encoded by the coding sequence ATGAAACCTATCTTAACTCTCTcttgcattttgtttttctgcACTACCATTTCGGCTCACACTTTTTCATATATCACTCCAAATTTCTCTGCCTCATATCTTCATTTCATCGATGACTTTGGTACGTTCCTGGTGTCTCCCAATAACACGTTCAAGGCTGCTATATTCAACCCCGGTGGTCAGCAAACAAGTTTCTACCTGTGTGTCATTCACGATGCGTCCAAAACTATCATTTGGTCTGCCAACCGTGATGCCCCCATCTCAGATTCTGGAAAAATGCTTTTAACTGTCAAAGGGATCACGATTATCGACCACGATGGGAACACCAAATGGTCAACGCCATCACTGAAATCACAAGCAAATAGGCTTGTGCTGACCGAGATGGGAAATCTCGTCTTACAGGATACGTCCAATGGTTCTCTCTGGGAGAGTTTCCAAAGCCCAACCGATACAATTGTTATTGGACAGCGTTTACCTGTCGGAGCGTCTTTGTCAAGTGCAGCATCGAATTCAAACTTGTCAACAGGAGATTTCAAGCTCACAATTTCTTCCTCTGATGCAGTGCTGCAATGGTATGGACAGACCTACTGGAAACTTTCAACTGATACAAAAGTTTTTAAGAATTCAAATAATATGGTGGAATACATGGCCGTAAACAATTCTGGGTTTTATCTATTTGGAGATGGTGGAACAGCTTTTCAACTGGGATTGCCACTGGCTAATTTTCGAATTGCCACGTTGGGTTCCTCTGGGAAGTTCACTATCAACAGCTTTTCTAACGCTATCTTGACGCAGGAGTTTGTGGGGCCAGGTGATGGTTGTCAAACTCCCTTGGCTTGCGGAAGAGCAGGGTTATGCACTAAGAGCACTGATTCCTCTTCACCTGTTTGTTCTTGTCCCCCAAACTTCCGCGTAGGCTCAGGTACTTCTGGTGGTTGTGTGCTGAGCAATGGATCCCATTCCCTGTCACTTGCTTGCGAAAATTCTTCAGTTGTTTCGTTTTCTAATATAGGGTATGTTCAATACTTTGGCACTTTTTACTCGGATCCGGTTATGTATAAAGGGGATTTATCTTCCTGTCAAAAATTTTGTTCCAATAACTGTTCCTGCTTGGGAATTTTGTATAAAAACACATCTGGTTCTTGCTACACGATTGAGAATGAGTTGGGGTCCATTCAGGCAAGTAATGGAGATAACAGAGACATGTTGGGGTTTATTAAAACTAACGTTGTTGAATCTAAAACTGGTACTAACGATGACAGTGGTAATAAGCAAAGTTCTCAAAATGGGGGATTTCCTGTGGCAGTAGCGGTGGTGTTACCTATTATTGGATTCATTATTTTGATGGCCATAATTTTCCTTGGGTGGAGAAGATTGATTCTTCTGTCAAAGATTAAAGAAGTGAAACTAGGGAAAAACTCACCTTCTTCAGGGGACTTGGATGCCTTCTACATTCCTGGATTACCTGCAAGGTTTGATTATGAAGAGCTTGAGGAAGCCACAGAAAACTTCAAGACTCTTATTGGGTCAGGTGGGTTTGGAACTGTGTACAAGGGTGTGCTTCCTGACAAATCTGCTGTAGCAGTAAAGAAAATAGTGAACATAGGCATTCAAGGGAAGAAAGATTTCTGCACTGAGATCGCTGTCATTGGAAACATCCACCACGTGAACTTGGTCAAACTGAAAGGCTTTTGTGCTCAAGGGAGACACCGGATGTTGGTTTATGAGTACATGAACCGTGGATCCCTAGACCGAAACCTCTTCGGTGGTGGACCCGTGTTAGAATGGCAAGAGAGGTTTGATGTGGCGCTTGGAACAGCGCGTGGACTTGCTTACCTTCACAGTGGCTGTGAGCAGAAGGTTATCCATTGTGACATCAAACCCGAGAACATTCTCTTGCAAGATCAGTTTCAGGCTAAGATATCTGATTTTGGACTCTCCAAACTCCTCAGCCCCGAACAGTCCGGTCTGTTCACAACAATGAGAGGCACACGTGGTTATCTTGCTCCAGAGTGGCTCACCAACTCTGCCATTACAGAGAAAACTGACGTGTATAGCTTTGGAATGGTGCTTCTTGAACTCGTCAGTGGAAGAAAGAACTGTTATTTCAGGTCAAGAAGCCATAGCATGGATGAAAGCAACAGTGGTGGAGGCCATTCCTCGACATCATCAACAACTGGGTTGGTTTATTTTCCTCTATTTGCATTGGAGATGCACGAACAGAAGAGTTACCTGGAGTTGGCTGATCCAAGACTAGAAGGACGTGTGACATATGAAGAACTGGAGAAAGTGATTCGCATTGCCTTATGTTGCGTTCATGAAGAACCTGTACTGAGGCCAAACATGGTGACTGTTGTTGGCATGTTGGAAGGTGGGACTCCATTGCCACATCCGAGGATAGAATCTTTGAACTTCCTGCGGTTTTATGGGCGAAGGTTTACTGAGGCTTCCACAATAGCGGAAGAAAATGAGTATGGTTCTTTGATGCATCAAGAAGCACGTAGATCTACAAGCATACCAAGTGATTCACCGTCCCATGGTTTTTCTTACATGTCTTCACAAAATATCTCAGGGCCGAGATAG